The Streptomyces phaeolivaceus genome has a window encoding:
- the rho gene encoding transcription termination factor Rho: protein MTTTTLERTSTDRQPPARVTGVLEIAQSGQGHLRSALGRPESSDPQVPAALIRRYGLRKGDTVEGVRDGRRALTEVERINGRTPQELRGRPHFHDLTPLHPRARLRLEHRASGLTGRLVDLVAPVGKGQRGLIVAPPKTGKTVLLQQVAAAVAANHPEAHLMVVLLDERPEEVTDMRRSVRGEVYASTFDRSPKQHIALAELVVERAKRLVEQGEDVVILLDSLTRLCRAHNNAAAAGGRTLSGGVDAAALQGPKRLFGAARLTEEAGSLTILATALVETGSRADDFFFEELKGTGNMELRLDRALADRRVFPAVDITPSGTRREELLLTPGELTAVRGLRRAMRSREGQANLETLLERLRATPDNAAFLRQVQPTLPAA from the coding sequence ATGACCACCACCACACTCGAACGCACTTCCACCGATCGGCAGCCTCCGGCCCGGGTCACCGGCGTCCTGGAGATCGCGCAGAGCGGGCAGGGACACCTGCGCTCCGCACTCGGCCGCCCCGAATCCTCCGACCCGCAGGTGCCCGCCGCGCTGATCCGCCGGTACGGCCTGCGCAAGGGCGACACCGTCGAAGGCGTACGCGACGGCCGGCGCGCCCTCACCGAGGTCGAGCGGATCAACGGCCGTACACCCCAAGAGCTGCGCGGACGCCCGCACTTCCACGACCTCACCCCGCTGCACCCGCGAGCGCGGCTGCGCCTCGAACACCGGGCCAGCGGACTGACGGGCCGTCTGGTCGACCTCGTGGCCCCCGTCGGCAAGGGACAGCGCGGGCTGATCGTGGCCCCGCCCAAGACCGGCAAGACCGTACTGCTCCAGCAGGTGGCCGCCGCGGTCGCCGCCAACCACCCCGAGGCCCACCTGATGGTGGTGCTGCTCGACGAGCGGCCCGAGGAGGTGACCGACATGCGGCGCTCCGTGCGGGGCGAGGTGTACGCCTCCACGTTCGACCGGTCCCCCAAGCAGCACATCGCGCTCGCCGAACTCGTCGTGGAGCGCGCCAAGCGGCTCGTCGAACAGGGCGAGGACGTCGTGATCCTGCTGGACTCCCTGACCCGGCTGTGCCGGGCCCACAACAACGCCGCCGCCGCAGGTGGCCGCACCCTCAGCGGCGGGGTCGACGCCGCCGCGCTGCAGGGCCCCAAGCGGCTCTTCGGCGCCGCCCGGCTGACCGAGGAGGCCGGTTCCCTCACCATCCTGGCCACCGCCCTGGTGGAGACCGGCTCCCGGGCCGACGACTTCTTCTTCGAGGAGCTCAAGGGCACCGGCAACATGGAACTCCGCCTGGACCGCGCCCTCGCCGACCGGCGTGTCTTCCCCGCCGTCGACATCACCCCGTCCGGCACCCGCCGCGAGGAACTCCTGCTGACCCCGGGCGAGTTGACCGCCGTACGAGGGCTGCGGCGGGCAATGCGGTCGCGCGAGGGGCAGGCGAACCTGGAGACGCTCCTGGAGCGGCTGCGCGCCACCCCGGACAACGCCGCCTTCCTGCGGCAGGTGCAGCCCACCCTGCCGGCGGCCTGA
- a CDS encoding D-alanyl-D-alanine carboxypeptidase family protein: MTIGFTSRVPRVARVAVCLSAVCALGTLAVATGPEDTGPRVGRGPQDAKAVRQSPSLYRPGTQVRTRAGAPRVPQDLSAVSWLVADADSGAVLAAHDAHRRLPPASTLKALFALTVLPGLPAGLRHTVEREELAGIGAGSSLVGVQEDRTYTVADLWRGVFLSSGNDAVRVLASLNGGWKATTEQMQAKARALGARDTRVVSPDGYDAPGQVSSAYDLAVFGRAGLRNAEFAEYCATATAKFPAEGPSFGIQNTNRLLTGAGVERYPGLIGVKNGYTTHAGNTLIAAAKRDGRTLVVTVLRPSGGGHAVYEEARSLLDWGFRAAGRVDPVGSLLPPRPAAAPQAGPGSAPLARAEKDEDTGPGWPVAGVIAGAAGVGAVVVAVVLRPRRGRIVRG, translated from the coding sequence ATGACCATCGGATTCACTTCCCGCGTCCCTCGTGTTGCCCGTGTCGCCGTCTGTCTCTCCGCCGTCTGCGCGCTCGGGACCCTGGCCGTGGCGACCGGCCCGGAAGACACCGGCCCCCGGGTCGGCAGGGGCCCGCAGGACGCCAAGGCGGTGCGGCAGTCGCCGTCGCTGTACCGGCCGGGGACGCAGGTACGGACCCGGGCCGGCGCGCCCCGGGTGCCGCAGGACCTCTCGGCGGTGTCGTGGCTGGTGGCCGACGCCGACAGCGGCGCGGTGCTCGCCGCGCACGACGCGCACCGCAGGCTGCCGCCGGCCAGCACCCTCAAGGCCCTGTTCGCGCTCACCGTGCTGCCGGGGCTCCCCGCAGGACTGAGGCACACCGTCGAGCGCGAGGAACTGGCCGGTATCGGTGCCGGAAGCAGCCTGGTCGGGGTGCAGGAGGACCGCACGTACACCGTCGCCGACCTGTGGCGCGGGGTCTTCCTCAGCTCGGGCAACGACGCCGTGCGCGTCCTGGCCTCCCTCAACGGCGGCTGGAAGGCCACCACCGAGCAGATGCAGGCCAAGGCCCGCGCCCTGGGCGCCCGGGACACCCGGGTCGTCTCGCCCGACGGCTACGACGCGCCCGGCCAGGTGTCGTCCGCGTACGACCTGGCGGTGTTCGGACGGGCCGGGCTGCGCAACGCGGAGTTCGCCGAGTACTGCGCCACGGCCACCGCGAAGTTCCCGGCCGAGGGCCCGTCGTTCGGCATCCAGAACACCAACCGGCTGCTGACCGGCGCCGGGGTCGAGCGCTATCCCGGGCTGATCGGGGTGAAGAACGGCTACACCACCCACGCGGGCAACACCCTGATCGCCGCCGCGAAGCGGGACGGACGCACCCTCGTCGTGACGGTGCTGCGGCCCTCGGGCGGCGGCCACGCCGTGTACGAGGAGGCGCGCTCCCTGCTCGACTGGGGTTTCCGTGCCGCCGGACGCGTCGACCCCGTGGGCTCGCTGCTGCCTCCGCGCCCGGCGGCGGCCCCTCAGGCGGGCCCCGGGTCCGCGCCGCTCGCCCGTGCCGAGAAGGACGAGGACACCGGCCCCGGCTGGCCGGTGGCGGGGGTGATCGCGGGCGCGGCCGGTGTCGGCGCGGTGGTCGTGGCGGTGGTGCTGCGGCCGAGGAGGGGCCGGATCGTCCGCGGCTGA